The sequence ACGTAACACCTCTAACCAGCCTTCGCTGTCCATCGCCTGGTGCAGGCAATCGTCCAGCGTCTGCGTCACCAGCGGATGGTCCGGCACCTCGCGCTCGCCGACCAGGTTTTCCGCACAGGCCACCTGATCCGGGAACACGGTCGCCAACAGGTCTTCGGACTTCATCCGCTGCAACTGCGGCGCCACCTTGTTGCCACCGGTGAAACGCGGCAGCGCCATCGCGTTGGTGGCGTTCCAGCGCCAGCGCACGCCGAACAACGGCGCATCCAGCAGCGCCTGGATCAGCACATGCTCGGCCGATGACGAATGCAGATAGCGGCCGACCTCTTCCAGCGCAAAACTATGACTGGTGGACAGCGACAACACGATCGCGTCTTCGGTCGCTGCCGCCTGCAACTCGAAATTGAAGGTGCGGCAGAAGCGCTTGCGTAACGCCAGCCCCCATGCACGATTGATGCGGCTGCCGTAGGGCGAGTGGATCACCAGTTGCGTGCCGCCGCTGGCATCGAAAAACCGTTCCATCACCAGACACTGCTGCGTGGGCATGGCGCCCAGCGCCGTGCTGGCATGCGCCAGATAGTCCACCAGCTGCTGGGCCGCTTCTGCGCAGCAGCCCAGCGCGCTGCAGAGCCAGTCGCGTGCTGCCTGATGCGGTGCGTGGTCGAGTCGGGCTGCAATCTCGCTGCGCAGGCGCGACACCGCTGCCGACAACTCGTCGCTGCGGCCAGGTGCTTCGCCCAACCAGAACGGGATATTCGGTGGCGCGCCTTTGGCATCTTCCACACGCACGCGCCCGGCATCCACGCGCAGGATGCGATAGCTGGCATTGCCGAGCTGGAACACGTCGCCGGTGAGACTTTCGACCGCAAAATCTTCGTTCACCGTGCCGATTTTTTCGGCCTGCGGCTCCAGCACCACACTGTAGTCGCCGGTTTCGGGAATGGTGCCGCCCGAGGTCAGCGCCGTCATGCGCGCACCGCGGCGTGCATGCAGCCGCCGATGCACCGCATCGCGATGCAAATAGCCGGCACGCGGGCCAAGCCGGGTACTGAAACCCTCGCACAGCATGCGCACCACGCTGTCGAAGGTGGCGCGGCTCAGTTGAGCGAACGGCCACGCGCGCCGCATCAGCGTAAACAGCGCGTCCTCGTCCCAGTCCTCGCATGCCGCTTCGGCCACGATCTGCTGCGCAAGCACATCCACCGGCGCCAGCGGAATGCGCAGCGCATCCAGTTCGCCACGCCGGATGCCGTCCAGTAACGCCGCGCATTCGACCAGCTCGTCGCGGGTCTGCGGGAACAGCCGCGCCTTCGGCGTGCCGCCGACCTTGTGACCGGAGCGGCCGGCACGCTGCAGAAAGGTGGCGATCGAGCGCGGCGAGCCGAGCTGGCACACCAGATCCACATCGCCGATATCCAGGCCCAGCTCCAGCGATGCGGTCGCCACCAGCACAGTGAGTTCGCCCGCCTTGAGCCGTTGCTCGGCCAGCAGACGCGTCTCGCGCGACAGACTGCCGTGATGGGCGGCAACGCGTTGCTTGCCCAACAGATCGCCCAGATGCCGCGCCGCACGCTCGGCCATGCGCCGCGTATTGACGAACACCAGCGTGGTGCGATGCTGCTGCGCTAGCGCGGCCACGTCGGCATAGACCTGCAGCCATTGATCATTGGACATCACCACGCTCAGCGGCGTGGGCGGCAGCGCCAATGCCAGATCGCGCTCACGCGTGTAGCCGATATCGACGATCTCGCAGGGTGGCGGCGCACCGTCTTCGCCAACGCCGACCAGGAATTGCGCAACGGTCTCGATGGGTTTCTGTGTCGCCGACAAGCCGACCCGCGTGATCGGCTGATCGGCCAGTCGCTGCAGCCGCTCCAGGGTCAGGCTCAGATGGCTGCCACGTTTGTCCGCCGCCACCGCGTGGATTTCATCGACGATGACCGTGCGCACATGCCGCAGCGCGCTACGCCCGGAAGCCGAGCCCAGCAGCACGTACAACGACTCCGGCGTGGTCACCAGGATATGCGGCGGCACCCGCCGCGCCTGTGCCCGCTCGCGTTGCGGGGTGTCGCCGGTGCGCACTGCCGTGCGCACCGCCACATCCGGCAGGCCGTCGGCAACCAGGGCCGCGCGGATGCCCTGCAGCGGCGCTTCCAGATTGAGATGGATGTCGTTGGACAGCGCTTTCAGCGGCGACACATACACCACCCGCGTTTGGTCGGGCAGCGCACCGCCATTGTCCAGCCCGTCGCGGATCAGGGCATCGATCGCCGCAAAGAACGCGGTAAGCGTCTTGCCCGAACCGGTGGGCGCCGCCACCAGCGTATGACGTCCCGCCTGGATCGCCGGCCACGCGGCGACCTGCGCCGGCGTAGGCGCAGCAAAGGTCTGCGCGAACCACGCGGCGACCACGGGATGAAAATGTTGCAAGACAGGATGCATGGGCGGTGCCCGAGGACGCGGGCCAACTAGCCGCGGCAATCGGTTTCAACTGGGCAGGAAGGCAATGGATGGGGCTGCGCGACAGCGCACACAAGTCTGTCGCGACGACGCCAGTGAACGATTTAGAGCGGCTGACGCGTCCACTCGCGACGACCTGACGGGCAAGGCTGCCCGGCGAGCGCTAGCGGCATCCGGATCTTGCGTACCAGGGTCAACCCCGCGCCTGGGTGCCGCCCACACCGTTTCGCAGCCGCTCGTTGCGTTCTGCATGCTGCTTTTGGTGCGGCATGGCTGGAGACCGGCTGGGGGTGCTGAAGCGAGGCCCCCCGCGAATGCCATGGCGATGCAGGCTTCGCTGACGCAACGCTGCGGGCCGATCGGGCGATTGTCGATCAGTCGCTAGCCGTGGCACATTGGCGGCATGCCTAGCCTCATCCTCTTCATGATTGCCGGTGCCGCACTGTTCGCGTTCTGGAACTCATCCCGGGCTGCCGCCGAACGCGCCGATATCCTCGGCCGCAATGCTTGCCGTGCTGCCGATGTGCAGTGGCTGGACCAGAGCGTGCACTCCACCAGTCTGCGCATCTGCAGGATGCCCAATGGATGGCTCGGCTTCGAGCGCACGTTCCGCTTCGAGTATTCCTACGATGGAGCAGATCGCCACAGCGGCAAGCTGGTGCTGCGCGGGGATCAATTGATTGCCTTCACCGGGCCGCAGGTCGCGACGGTGCGTGCGCTGCATCCGGAACACGCGCGGCTGGAATGAGCGTGCTGGGTTGATGCCAGCGGCTTGCAACAACGCGCTAATTTGCGCGACGCCGAACACCACAGCTCTGTTGTGCAGCCGCCCCGCCACGGCCGTGCACTTCATCGTTGACTGCGTGCGAGACTAGCTGGCTGCGTGCGAGCCTACGATCTGCGCCTGGGTGCGGCTGCCGAGTACAAATTCCCTGACCAAGCGGGCTGATCTGCGCGCCTTGGGCCACGTGCCGGCCGGCGGTAGCGCGCTGGCCGTGCCCATGACGGATGCCAAGTGTGGAGCGGCTGACAGAGAGTCGCGAGCGGCCATCAGACCGATTCGAACAGCGCGCTGAAATCGGCGTGTATGCGGGCTCGATACCGCACCGCGCACTAACCGCGTCCATCCAACGGTGAGCGCGACAGCTCCTAGGCTTTTCTGCGTGCGGGCAGTTAGCCGTTTGCGCTGGCCTACTTCATCAGGCGGCCAATGATGTTTCTCCAACCAGATCCGGCCGCTGCCGAGCCATCCGGCACCGGCTCGTACCCGTTGCCCTTACCGCTCAACCAATGCAGTTGCTGCTTACCTTCACGACGCAACTCCGCCTGAGCAAACAGGCACAGCGACTGCAGCAAGTCGCCTCGCTTCAACAGGCGCGGCATGCCACCCACTTCGATGCTGAGAAAGTGCGCTTCATCGGGCGTATCCACATAGCTACGCGCCACAAGGCAGCGCGCGCCCTGCATGAAACGATAGATGTCGTACTCGTAGTGGTAATCGACTGCGCCGGATGCGTCCGCCTCACTGCAATCGACATGACGGGTGCGTTCCATCCGCACGGGAACGCAGCTGTCAGTCACCTCAAGCGCTTACTTGACCACGCGCAGGTGCGGGCGCTTGCCACTGCTGGGCGGCTCATCCGGCGTCGGCGCACTCGGCGGCGGTGCACCCGGATCAGGTGGCTCGCTGCTGGTGCCTGGAATGTCGTCCGGCAATGCCATGCCCTGCCCGGTTTCGCGCGCATAGACCGCCAGCACGGCGGCCATGGGCACCATCACTGGATAGCTGACGCCACCAAAGCGCGCAGTAAAACTCACGCTCTCATTGTCGACCTGCAAGCCAACCACGGCGCGCTCGGCGATGTTCAACACAACGCGGCCATCTTTGACAGCACTGGCCGGCACTTGCACGCCGGGCAGTCCTGCATCCACCAAAACGTGCGGCGTCATGCCGTTGTCGTTGATCCATTCGACCAAGGCCCGCAGCAGGTACGGGCGATGGCTGGTCATGCGGGGGAAATCTTCGCTCATGACATCATTTTACCCGGACATGACCCGCAACGGCGGCGACGCGCTCGCAAGTCGGTCTGTTGGCATACAGCCGTCGCATCAGCCCGGCAAATCACGCAGCTTCTTTTCCTGATCGGTGAGGCTGCGAATGAAACCGGGATTACGGAAGATCCGGTTGCCGTAGTCCTCGATCGCCTTGCCATCCTTGGGCAAGCCGATCTCCAATGCATCCAGTCGCCAGATGATCGGCGCCATCGCGCAATCGGCCAGACTCATTTCCGGATTGAGGAAGAACTTGCTGGCCTTGAACAGCGGCACCGAGGCGGTGAGCAGTTCTTTCAGGCGCTTGCGCCCGGCTTCGGCCTGGGTCTTGTTGCCGAGCTGGATCGCCTGCACCTGCGGCACCCAGTCGTGTTCAATACGCAGCATCGCAAGGCGCAGCCGGGCGCGCGACAGCGGATCTACCGGCATCAACGGCGGATGCGGATAGCGCTCGTCCAGATATTCGCTGACCACCGACGCAGCGTAGAGCACTAGATCGCGCTCGACCAGCGTCGGCACCGAATGATAGGGATTGAGATCGATCAGATCTTCGGGAGGATTTTGAGGGTCGACCGGCACCAGGTCGTAGGTCACCCCTTTCGCCGCCAGGACCAGACGGACCCGGTGGCACAACACGTCGTCGTTGGACGAAAACAAAGTCAAGGTATTCCGCATACGCACACTCGTCGCCATTCAAGGCTCTCCGACGACCGGAATCCGCCGGTCGCATCGGCGCGGCCGGCCCAACGCCGACCGTCACCACGGTCCTTCGAGTGTGCAATCACGTCACGCAAAAGCCAAGAGTGATAGGCGTTATTAATGCCCGGGTAACGGATGACGTTACGGAGTTGTCAGGCATGGCCGAACGATTCGCGCCGTTTTGGCGGGATATCGCCTCCCGGCAATGCGGTCAGCGTGCGGCCAACGGCCGATGCGTGGCAGTGCAGGCGATGTGTCGCCCGGATGCTTCGCAACGCTTGCGCCCCGTTGGAGCGCGCGCTGCAACAGCCGACGTGGCATTGGCACCCCGATTGAGTTGGATGATTTGCGGCGACCGCTGCCTGGTGTGACCGTTGCCTGAGACCACCCCAGCTTTGCTCAGGATGCGTGGTATAGGCGGTTGCCAGCGCCGGGGTGTGAGATTTGGCTGTCGCGCGTAAATTGACGCGTTATGGCTTGCCTGCACTGCGTATTGCATCCGCGCAGATGTGTGTGACTTATCAAGCTCGGCATGCTTGAGCAAGCAACGATGGGCGGTCATGCATGACCGGTGACGGCCGACCCTCACCCCAAGCCCTCTCCCGGGGAGAGGGGCTTGAGCATGCAAGTCCATGCCTGCGCTGTGAGCCGCTGCTTCGCGCCTGCGCTTGGTGCCTGCCTTGATGCGTAAGCTTGGTAATTACCTGATGCGCGCGTGATGCGTGCATTGATCGCAGATCACGCCCCCGACCAATACACGTTTTCAAGCCTCAATGCACATCCTTCCAGTATTCCTTCTTCAGCAGGTACGCGATAAAGGTAAGGAACGCCAGGAATAGGATCACCCACACGCCCATGCTCTGCCGCTTCAATGCCGCCGGTTCGCCAGCGTATTCGAGGAAGTTGGCGATATCGCGCACGGTCTGGTCGAATTCCACCGGCGTTTGACGCCCCGGCTGACCAAGCTTCAACGCCTCGACCGGTTTGTCGCCGGTGGCCTTGTCGGCCGGGCCGAATTGCGCCTGTTGCAGGCCTTGCAGTTCCCATAGCGGGTTGGGCATGGACGCATTCGGGAACAACTGGTTGTTCCAGCCCAACGGACGGGTCTGATCCAGATAGAACGACTTGAGGTAGGTGTAAACCCAGTCGGTGCCGCGCACGCGTGCGATCAAAGTGAGATCCGGTGGCGCCTTGCCGAACCACTTTGTCGCCGCATCGTGCGGCATGGTGCCTTCGATATGCTCGCCGACCTTGGCCCCGGTGAAGTTGAGGTTAGCCATGACCTCTGCCTCGCTCAGTCCCAGGTCGCTGGCCATGCGCGAGTAGCGGAGGTACTTCAACGAGTGGCAGCCGGAGCAGTAATTCATGAACAACTGCGCACCGCGTTGCAGCGATGCGCGGTCGCCCAGATCGTTGCCGGCCTGCTGCACCTTCCCGCCTTCGGCCGCCATTGCGCCAGCGGCCAGCGTCAGGCTGCAGAGCACTGCCGCTACCCGCGACTTCCATGACATCACGATGTGCTTAGTCATGGGTCGTCACCCGCTCCGGAACCGGCTTGGTCTTGTCCAGCCGCGTCCACACCGGCATGGTGATGAAGAAGGCGAAGTACAGGAAGGTCAGCACGCGTCCCACATAGGTTTCGTGCGCATCGGTGCCTGGACCGGAGCCGATCACGCCCAGCCACACGAAGCACACCACCAGCACCCCTAGCGCCACCTTCGAGATCCAGCCGCGATAACGCACCGAGCGCACCTTGGCGCGATCCAGCCACGGCACCAGGAACAGGATGGCGATTGCCGAGAACATCACCAGCACACCGCCCAGCTTGTTCGGCACCACGCGCAACATCGCGTAATACGGCGTGTAGTACCAGACCGGCTTGATGTGCTCGGGCGTCACCAGCCGGTTGGCCTCGGTGAAGTTGTCGTGCTCCAGAAACAGGCCGCCAAAGGCGGGCGCGAAGAAGATGATGAACGCCGCGATCAGCAGCAGGAACCCGACACCGACCAGATCCTTGACCGTGTAATACGGATGGAACGGAATGCCGTCGGTGGGCTTGTGCGCATCCCAGCGGTTGCCCTTGGGACCCTTCTTGATATCCACGCCGTCGGGGTTGTTGGAACCCACTTCGTGCAGTGCGCCGATGTGCAGCACGATCAACAGCAACAGCACCAGCGGCAACGCAATCACGTGCAACGCGAAGAAACGATTGAGCGTGGCATCGCCGGGCAGGTAGTCGCCCATGATCCACTCCGTCAGCCCGTTGCCGATCACCGGGATGGCGCCGAACAACGAGATGATGACCTTCGCCCCCCAGAACGACATCTGGCCCCATGGCAGCACGTAGCCCATGAAGGCTTCGGCCATCAGCACCAGGTAGATCAGCATGCCCAGAATCCACACCAGCTCGCGCGGCTTCTGATAACTGCCGTACATCAACCCGCGGAACATGTGCAGATACACCACGATGAAGAACAGCGAGGCGCCGGTGCTGTGCATGTAGCGGATCAGCCAGCCCCACTCCACGTCGCGCATGATGTATTCCACCGAAGCAAACGCATCGGCGGCGCTGGTCTTGTAGTGCATCGTCAGGAAGATGCCGGTGACGATCTGATTCACCAGCACCACGATGGCTAGCGAGCCAAAGTAGTACCAGAGGTTAAAGTTCTTCGGGGCGTAGTACTCGCTGATGTGCTTTCTATACGTGGGCATCAGCCCGGGCGCGCGTTCGTTGACCCACTCGAACACGCCGTTGGCGGTACGAACCAGAATATTGCTCATCAGGCAGCCCCCGTGCTTTTGGCCGACGTACCGGCACCATCCGGATCGACGCCGATCACCAGGGTGTTGTCGTCCACATAGTGATGCGGGGGCACCAGCAGGTTGATCGGTGCGGGCACGCCATCGAAAACGCGGCCGGACATGTCGAAGCGCGATTTGTGGCAGGGGCAGAAGTAGCCGCCCTTCCACTGCGGGTCGTAGGGCTCGGGCCGGATCTCGGCCACCATTTCCGGCGAGCACCCCAGATGCGTGCACAGCCCCACCAGCACCGAGATCTCGGACTTGATCGAGCGGTACTCGGGATTCTTCAGCACGTACTCGGGCTGTTGGTCCTTGTTCTCGGACTTGGGGTCCTTGAGACGGTCATCCAACGAGGGCAGTGCGTCGAGCATCGCCTTGGAGCGCTTGACGATCCAGATTGGCTGACCGCGCCATTCCAGCACCAGCCGTTGCCCCTCCTGCAAGGCGCTGATGTCGGCGGTCACCGGTGCGCCGGCCAATTTGGCGCGTGCACTGGGGTTCCACGACTTCACGAACGGAACTGCAACAAATCCTGCTCCGACCGCACCGACCACGGCCGTCGTCGCGGTCAAAAACCGGCGACGCCCGAGATCAGCAGGTGCGTTAACCCCATCGTTGGCCATCCGGCTCTCCGATCTTGATTAGGTAGCGTGAGGCTGCCAACGGCTGGCGGGGGGTCCAGCCGCGATGAATCGACCGCAGTGTAGCGGAACGCTTAATGCACAGACAATGCAATGTACGCAGTCGGGCATGTGCGATGCAATGGCCGATGTGTGCGGTCGCGTCGGGGCTGCAGGCGAAGCGCGATGGCCCATGCGACGGCTGTAACGCAATGCGCGCAGACAGCGCGTCGGTGCAAGGGCGCGCTGATGCGGCGAAAGTATTGCGACGCATGTGCAGCCTCGGTAGCCATGCGAAACACAAGGTCTGCGGAGTGACCACCTCAGCGCTGTCTGCGTCTGCACGCCTTGGGGGCCAACCCGCTGCTTAGTGTGCGGTGGCGCTCTGACCGCGATAGCGGCCTGCCAACAGGCCAACGCGTTGCACATAGCGCTGGGTCTCACTGTAAGGCGGCACGCCACCATAGCGATCCACGGCACCCTCGCCGGCGTTGTAACCAGCAGCCGCCAGGGTGAGGTCGCCATTGAAGCGCTTCAGCAACCACGAAAGATATTGCACGCCGCCACGGATATTTTGCGATGCGTCATAGGCATCGCTGACGCCGAAGCGGCGCGCGGTGCCCGGCATCAGCTGCATCAATCCCTGCGCACCGGCGCGGCTCAGTGCCAGCGGGTTATAAGCCGATTCGGCATGGATGATGGCGCGCACGATCGCTTCTTCGACCCCGAACTCGCGTGCCGCCGACGCGATCTCCTGCTGATAGGCCGCGGTGTTGAGCCGGATTGCACCGAAGTTGACGCCCGGCTTGGCGCCGCAGGCATAACAGGTTTCGATAAAACTGTAGTGGATGGTGCGTAGCCCTTCGATGCTGGCCACCTGACGTGGACGTGCGCTGGTGTAATGGCGAACGCCGTCCTTCATGTAAGAGTAGACCTGCCCGCTGACCACACGACGCGGGTTCACCGCAGTGGCAGGCGCGGCGGCGGGCATGATCGAGGTCGCGTTATCCGTGATCGGCAGCGCGCGCGGCGCGGCCACAGCGGCCTCGGCAGTGCGGCGTAGCGGCGGGCTGATGATGGTGGCGGGTGCACCACTGTCGATAGTGGCAATGGAACGGGCCGCGTCCGCGGGCATTGCCTGCGCCGGACGCACGGGCGATGGTAGACGACGGGCCGAGCGGTCTGGAGTGTAGCTGCTGATGACGCTGCAGGTGGCCCCGCTCTGACGCTTGCTCAGATAGCTGATGATGCCGTCGCCGCTGACGCACTTGTATAGCGTGCCGGCGCTGGCCGGCGCAGCCGACAACGTAACAAGCAACAGCCCCAGCAATCTTGACATCCCCTTCATGCGGCGGAGTGTCCCAGCTTGCCTCGGGATTGCCAAGAGGCGGAAGCGCTCAGGCCGACAGCCGGTGCAGTCGCGTTCGCAAGGCATCGAGCGCATCTAGCAGCGGTTGCCGCATGGCATCCGGCTCGATCGCCTCGAAAGGCAGATCGAGCAGCAACAGATTGGCGGCAAGCGCCGGCATGCTCGCCGCGCCCAGCCCGAGCCAGCAATGGCCTGCCCCGTCTGCCTGCAGCGCGCCCAGCCAGGGTGGAACCTGCGCCGCCAGCGCCTCCAGCGTTCCAGGCAGCCGCACCCGTGCCCGACACGCAAAAGGCGCTTCGCCGATCGCTTTGCGCAGCAACTGCAGCGGCTCTTCCGGCAGTGTCCTGGCAGCGAACATTGCGCCGGTGGGCACTGCCAGATCGACACGGTCTGCGCGCAGCGTGCGCCAGTCCTGACGTTCACAGTCCCAGGCCAGCAGATACCAGCGCCGGCCGTAGTTGACCAACAGCGCCGGCTCGACGCAGCGGCTAATGGCCTCGCCCGAGTGACGCCGGTAGTTCAGCCGCAGCGTGACGCGGTCGCGGCAGGCGCCGGCAAGCTGAGCCAGCAACGCCGCATCCACCCGGGTTCCCGGCTCGCCGATCGGCATGCTCGCCATGGCGGCATGCGCGGCGCTGGCGCGTTGACCGCTCCGCCGTGGCAGCAGCGGGTCCAGCTTTGCCAGCACACGGGCAGCAGCCGCGTCCATGCCGGCAATGGCTGGGGCGGCCGCACGCAAGGCGATTGCCACGGTCAGCGCTTCCTCCTCCTCGAACAATAGCGGCAAGGCGGCCGCCCCCTGCCCCAGCCGGTAACCGCCGCCGGACCCGGGCACCGCATGCACCTGATAGCCAAGCTCGCGCAGGCGCTCGATATCGCGCCGCAAGCTACGCGGGTGCACCTCCAGGCGCCCGGCTAGCGCAGCGCCTGACCAGTTGCGGCCACCTTGCAGCAAGGAAAGCAGTCGCAACAGACGGGCAGCGGTCGAGGCCATGGCGAGACGGTATTGCGGACAGAAGCTGTCCGCAATAGCGCTCTAGGATCGGCATACCAGTAATGACCTCGAACCACACCATCGACCACCAACTTCAAGGAGCCTGCCATGTCTGACGACCGCCATATCACCCTGTTTCACAATCCCCGTTCACGCTCGCGTGGCGTCCTGGTACTGCTGGAGGAACTGCGTGCCAGCTACAGCCTGCAGTGCATCGATCTAGAAAAAGAGCAACAGCTTGCGCCGCAGTTCCTGGCGATCAATCCAATGGGAAAAATCCCGACGATCGTGCACGGCGACAGCGTGGTCACCGAACAAGGTGCCATCTATCAGTACCTGGCCGAGCTGTACCCAGAAGTCGGCCTGTCGCCGGCCCCGGGCGACGCCGACCGCGGCGCCTATCTGCGTTGGCTGGCGTTTTACGGGTCGGCGTTCGAACCGGCGGTGCTCGACAAGGCGTTGAAGCGCGATGCACCGCCGCGCGGGTTCTCGCCCTACGGGAACGTCGAGACCGTGCTGCAGGTGGTAGATACCCAACTGGCAAAGGCAGACTACCTCCTGGGATCACGCTGCAGCGCGGCTGATGTCCTGTGGGGTAGCGCGTTGGGCTGGCTGACCGGCTTCGGACTGCTCGACCCGCCGGCCCCGACTCGCGCCTACATCGCACGAATGGCCAAGCGCCCTGCGGTCGCGCGCGCAACCGCCGTCGACGCGCAAGCACCAAGCTAAAAGCGCAAGCGCCGGCGTGAGCGGGTAAACTGCGCGGCTATCTCACCCGCCTGGAATAAGCGCCATGCCCGGGACATCCGTTTCCGATCTGTCCACGGCCACCGCCGTGGACGCCCCTGCCCTGCTGCCGTTGCCGGTTGCCCGCCCGCAAGCACCTGCCGTGGTGCGCGGCAAGCTGTACATCAAGACCCACGGTTGCCAGATGAACGAGTACGACTCGGCCAAGATGGCCGACGTGCTTGCCGCCTCCGAAGGGTTGGAGCTGACCGACAACCCCGAAGACGCCGACGTGGTGCTGGTCAACACCTGCTCCATTCGCGAAAAGGCGCAGGAAAAGGTATTCAGCCAATTGGGCCGCTGGCGCTTGCTCAAGGAAAGCCGCGCCAAGGCCGGCGGCACGCCGGTGATCATCGGCGTCGGCGGTTGTGTGGCATCGCAGGAAGGCGAGGCCATCGTCAAGCGCGCGCCGTATGTGGATCTGGTGTTCGGGCCGCAGACCCTGCATCGCCTGCCGGAACTGATCCGTGCACGCCGCCAGTCCGGCAAGTCGCAGGTAG comes from Xanthomonas vesicatoria ATCC 35937 and encodes:
- a CDS encoding DEAD/DEAH box helicase encodes the protein MHPVLQHFHPVVAAWFAQTFAAPTPAQVAAWPAIQAGRHTLVAAPTGSGKTLTAFFAAIDALIRDGLDNGGALPDQTRVVYVSPLKALSNDIHLNLEAPLQGIRAALVADGLPDVAVRTAVRTGDTPQRERAQARRVPPHILVTTPESLYVLLGSASGRSALRHVRTVIVDEIHAVAADKRGSHLSLTLERLQRLADQPITRVGLSATQKPIETVAQFLVGVGEDGAPPPCEIVDIGYTRERDLALALPPTPLSVVMSNDQWLQVYADVAALAQQHRTTLVFVNTRRMAERAARHLGDLLGKQRVAAHHGSLSRETRLLAEQRLKAGELTVLVATASLELGLDIGDVDLVCQLGSPRSIATFLQRAGRSGHKVGGTPKARLFPQTRDELVECAALLDGIRRGELDALRIPLAPVDVLAQQIVAEAACEDWDEDALFTLMRRAWPFAQLSRATFDSVVRMLCEGFSTRLGPRAGYLHRDAVHRRLHARRGARMTALTSGGTIPETGDYSVVLEPQAEKIGTVNEDFAVESLTGDVFQLGNASYRILRVDAGRVRVEDAKGAPPNIPFWLGEAPGRSDELSAAVSRLRSEIAARLDHAPHQAARDWLCSALGCCAEAAQQLVDYLAHASTALGAMPTQQCLVMERFFDASGGTQLVIHSPYGSRINRAWGLALRKRFCRTFNFELQAAATEDAIVLSLSTSHSFALEEVGRYLHSSSAEHVLIQALLDAPLFGVRWRWNATNAMALPRFTGGNKVAPQLQRMKSEDLLATVFPDQVACAENLVGEREVPDHPLVTQTLDDCLHQAMDSEGWLEVLRGLESGAITLVARDLAAPSPLAAEALNARPYAFLDDAPLEERRTQAVQSRRYTPQNSDDLGRLDPQAITSVREEAWPQPRDAEEMHETLVGLGVLPADEATDPQWQAWLSVLAADGRASCLLMHGVPALWISAERIDWFMRLYPHASAQPLLHAPDDCRVTAWKRDSAVRELLRGRLSAVGPAQVSALTAALRLPEDEIALALLALQREGYVMAGQFSAHAPSEEWCERHLLARIHRYTLGRLRREIEPVSQRDYARFLFEWQHLDSASRVAGPDALAGVVEQLEGFEAPAVLWESEVLPARVRDYQPAWLDELCTAGRTTWARLRPGGGRSGAALRATPIVLLPRREAQRWSGLARAADDAPLGSRAQRVVEVLQQQGALFFDEIADAARLMSTELEDALSELVMRGRAHCDSYAGLRALLVPASKRPSALSRQRRRAGALGIRDAGRWAPVRALAELPLAEAGERQQEMLEHVARTLLRRYGVVCWRLLEREAAWLPPWRELLRMYQRLEARGEIRGGRFIAGLSGEQFALPDAIAALRRVRAQPPQQRWVCVSASDPSNLLGSVLPGERVARVPGNRVASLDGLPMAVWSADRFLPLQELTVEQTDQALRILQRGPGAAEPTPMEQWLAQSPESAARAPITRGSGRDK
- a CDS encoding cytochrome c1, encoding MTKHIVMSWKSRVAAVLCSLTLAAGAMAAEGGKVQQAGNDLGDRASLQRGAQLFMNYCSGCHSLKYLRYSRMASDLGLSEAEVMANLNFTGAKVGEHIEGTMPHDAATKWFGKAPPDLTLIARVRGTDWVYTYLKSFYLDQTRPLGWNNQLFPNASMPNPLWELQGLQQAQFGPADKATGDKPVEALKLGQPGRQTPVEFDQTVRDIANFLEYAGEPAALKRQSMGVWVILFLAFLTFIAYLLKKEYWKDVH
- a CDS encoding glutathione S-transferase N-terminal domain-containing protein, with amino-acid sequence MATSVRMRNTLTLFSSNDDVLCHRVRLVLAAKGVTYDLVPVDPQNPPEDLIDLNPYHSVPTLVERDLVLYAASVVSEYLDERYPHPPLMPVDPLSRARLRLAMLRIEHDWVPQVQAIQLGNKTQAEAGRKRLKELLTASVPLFKASKFFLNPEMSLADCAMAPIIWRLDALEIGLPKDGKAIEDYGNRIFRNPGFIRSLTDQEKKLRDLPG
- a CDS encoding DUF3301 domain-containing protein, coding for MPSLILFMIAGAALFAFWNSSRAAAERADILGRNACRAADVQWLDQSVHSTSLRICRMPNGWLGFERTFRFEYSYDGADRHSGKLVLRGDQLIAFTGPQVATVRALHPEHARLE
- a CDS encoding cytochrome b, whose protein sequence is MSNILVRTANGVFEWVNERAPGLMPTYRKHISEYYAPKNFNLWYYFGSLAIVVLVNQIVTGIFLTMHYKTSAADAFASVEYIMRDVEWGWLIRYMHSTGASLFFIVVYLHMFRGLMYGSYQKPRELVWILGMLIYLVLMAEAFMGYVLPWGQMSFWGAKVIISLFGAIPVIGNGLTEWIMGDYLPGDATLNRFFALHVIALPLVLLLLIVLHIGALHEVGSNNPDGVDIKKGPKGNRWDAHKPTDGIPFHPYYTVKDLVGVGFLLLIAAFIIFFAPAFGGLFLEHDNFTEANRLVTPEHIKPVWYYTPYYAMLRVVPNKLGGVLVMFSAIAILFLVPWLDRAKVRSVRYRGWISKVALGVLVVCFVWLGVIGSGPGTDAHETYVGRVLTFLYFAFFITMPVWTRLDKTKPVPERVTTHD
- a CDS encoding ClpXP protease specificity-enhancing factor, with the protein product MSEDFPRMTSHRPYLLRALVEWINDNGMTPHVLVDAGLPGVQVPASAVKDGRVVLNIAERAVVGLQVDNESVSFTARFGGVSYPVMVPMAAVLAVYARETGQGMALPDDIPGTSSEPPDPGAPPPSAPTPDEPPSSGKRPHLRVVK
- a CDS encoding lytic transglycosylase domain-containing protein, with protein sequence MKGMSRLLGLLLVTLSAAPASAGTLYKCVSGDGIISYLSKRQSGATCSVISSYTPDRSARRLPSPVRPAQAMPADAARSIATIDSGAPATIISPPLRRTAEAAVAAPRALPITDNATSIMPAAAPATAVNPRRVVSGQVYSYMKDGVRHYTSARPRQVASIEGLRTIHYSFIETCYACGAKPGVNFGAIRLNTAAYQQEIASAAREFGVEEAIVRAIIHAESAYNPLALSRAGAQGLMQLMPGTARRFGVSDAYDASQNIRGGVQYLSWLLKRFNGDLTLAAAGYNAGEGAVDRYGGVPPYSETQRYVQRVGLLAGRYRGQSATAH
- the petA gene encoding ubiquinol-cytochrome c reductase iron-sulfur subunit → MANDGVNAPADLGRRRFLTATTAVVGAVGAGFVAVPFVKSWNPSARAKLAGAPVTADISALQEGQRLVLEWRGQPIWIVKRSKAMLDALPSLDDRLKDPKSENKDQQPEYVLKNPEYRSIKSEISVLVGLCTHLGCSPEMVAEIRPEPYDPQWKGGYFCPCHKSRFDMSGRVFDGVPAPINLLVPPHHYVDDNTLVIGVDPDGAGTSAKSTGAA